In one Limisphaera ngatamarikiensis genomic region, the following are encoded:
- a CDS encoding helix-turn-helix domain-containing protein: protein MGGCSQEQAFRLLLQVHEAQGFENAFHQATGLRVVLRPLPVLAEGVGTLPLDNPVCQWVVSTEAGRALCAQKQAQLRQALESGQQVEPFCCVAGLTVLAVPVRVCGEPVAMLHTNRLLVRRPDPGELEAASAQLRSWGAAVTPEAMAEAMANLVVLEGHQVEAVARLLRIYAEHLGDLASRRILADRQGQPCALAQALAYIKEHHRERLPLREVARRVNLSPYYFCKLFHRTMGMTFTQYLTRVRLERAKDLLLNPSLSVSEVASAVGFGSIPHFNRSFKRYTGMTPTAYRAMRLGRSRSATASPTWVEGVVALNGQIS from the coding sequence ATGGGTGGCTGCTCACAGGAACAGGCTTTCCGGCTGTTGCTGCAGGTGCATGAGGCGCAGGGGTTTGAAAATGCGTTTCATCAGGCGACCGGTCTGCGCGTGGTGTTACGGCCCTTACCGGTTCTGGCGGAGGGGGTGGGGACGCTGCCGCTGGACAACCCCGTGTGTCAGTGGGTCGTAAGTACGGAGGCGGGGCGTGCATTGTGCGCGCAAAAACAGGCACAGCTGCGGCAGGCGCTGGAGTCGGGACAGCAGGTCGAGCCGTTCTGTTGTGTGGCTGGTTTGACCGTGCTGGCGGTGCCGGTGCGGGTATGTGGGGAGCCGGTGGCCATGCTGCACACGAACCGGCTGTTGGTGCGGCGGCCGGATCCCGGGGAGCTGGAGGCCGCGTCCGCGCAGTTGCGGAGTTGGGGTGCAGCGGTGACGCCGGAGGCCATGGCGGAGGCGATGGCGAACCTGGTGGTCCTGGAAGGGCATCAGGTGGAGGCGGTGGCACGCCTGCTGCGGATTTATGCGGAGCATCTCGGGGACCTTGCCAGTCGCCGGATTCTGGCGGATCGGCAGGGCCAACCCTGTGCGCTGGCGCAGGCATTGGCCTACATCAAGGAGCATCATCGGGAGCGGTTGCCCCTGCGGGAGGTGGCCCGGCGCGTGAATTTGAGTCCGTACTACTTCTGCAAATTGTTTCATCGCACCATGGGCATGACCTTCACGCAGTACCTGACCCGGGTGCGGCTGGAACGTGCCAAGGATTTGCTGTTGAACCCGTCCTTGTCCGTCAGCGAAGTGGCGTCTGCCGTCGGGTTCGGCTCGATTCCGCATTTCAACCGGAGTTTCAAGCGCTACACCGGCATGACGCCCAC
- the deoC gene encoding deoxyribose-phosphate aldolase — MENRVGNLTGPELARYIEHTLLRPDATRAQIERLCEEARTHGFYGVCVNGSRVELAAYCLEETDVRVVAVVGFPLGAASADVKRFETEAAVDDGAHEIDMVMNVGLLKDGEYKRLLRELRDVVEAADERPVKVILETCLLSREEKIRACELVLDSGARFVKTSTGFGPAGATVEDVRLLRETVGDRLGIKASGGIRDTATALAMIEAGADRIGTSSGVAILRGLRSDPGAAPANRG; from the coding sequence ATGGAAAACAGGGTTGGCAACCTGACGGGGCCGGAGCTGGCCAGGTACATTGAGCACACGCTGTTGCGACCGGATGCGACCCGTGCGCAGATCGAAAGGCTTTGCGAGGAGGCGCGAACCCATGGTTTTTACGGCGTGTGTGTGAATGGGTCCCGGGTGGAGTTGGCCGCGTACTGCCTGGAGGAAACGGACGTTCGGGTGGTGGCCGTCGTGGGTTTTCCGTTGGGCGCGGCAAGCGCCGATGTGAAGCGGTTTGAGACCGAGGCGGCCGTGGATGACGGTGCCCATGAGATCGACATGGTGATGAACGTCGGCCTCCTCAAAGACGGCGAGTACAAGCGCCTGCTTCGGGAGTTGCGGGACGTGGTGGAAGCCGCCGACGAACGTCCGGTGAAAGTGATCCTGGAGACCTGCCTGCTCAGTCGCGAGGAAAAAATCCGGGCGTGCGAACTGGTGCTCGATTCGGGAGCGCGGTTCGTCAAAACCTCCACCGGATTTGGCCCCGCCGGCGCAACGGTGGAGGATGTGAGACTGTTGCGGGAAACCGTGGGGGACCGTCTGGGGATCAAGGCCTCGGGCGGAATCCGGGATACGGCAACGGCGTTGGCCATGATCGAGGCGGGCGCGGACCGGATCGGCACCTCCAGCGGTGTGGCCATCCTGCGGGGGTTGCGATCGGACCCCGGGGCCGCGCCGGCCAACCGGGGCTAA
- the dnaK gene encoding molecular chaperone DnaK, producing MAKVLGIDLGTTNSCMAVMEGGEPVVLENSEGRRVTPSVVAFTKDGERLVGDAAKRQAITNPRNTIYSIKRFMGRKFSEVQEEIKRVPYKVIEGPNGDAWVEVEVGGKVKQYSPQEISAMILQKLKADAEMRLGEKITQAVITVPAYFNDAQRQATKDAGRIAGLEVLRIINEPTAASLAYGLDKKKDEVIAVYDLGGGTFDISVLEIGDGVFEVKATNGDTHLGGDDWDNRIMDWILEEFRKEHGIDLRKQPDALQRIKEEAEKAKIALSSTLVYEINLPFITADASGPKHIHMKLTRAKMEQLCEDLFERTVGPVQACLRDAGLKPEDVDELVLVGGMTRMPKVVETARRLIGKDPHQGVNPDEVVAVGAAIQGGVLKGEVKDVLLLDVTPLSLGIETLGGVFTKLIERNTTIPTRKSEIFSTASDNQTSVEIHVLQGERPMARDNKTIGRFTLTDIPPAPRGVPQIEVTFDIDANGILHVSAKDLGTGKEQKITITASSGLTKEEVERMRKEAELHAEEDRRRREAAEARNEADNAVYRSEKFLRENGDKISAADRERIERAVQAVKDALKNEEAAPIRAATEKLMEVWQSVSEALYRSAAERARAGRASSGESARESRQESSSKKGGEEGPVIDAEVVDDKDRK from the coding sequence ATGGCGAAAGTTTTGGGAATTGACCTGGGCACGACCAACTCGTGCATGGCAGTGATGGAAGGGGGCGAGCCGGTGGTGTTGGAGAACTCGGAAGGCCGGCGCGTTACGCCCTCGGTGGTGGCTTTTACAAAGGACGGGGAACGGCTGGTGGGCGACGCAGCCAAGCGGCAGGCGATCACCAACCCACGCAACACCATTTACTCCATCAAGCGGTTCATGGGCCGCAAGTTCAGCGAGGTTCAGGAGGAGATCAAACGCGTCCCCTACAAGGTCATCGAGGGCCCCAACGGTGATGCGTGGGTGGAGGTTGAGGTTGGCGGTAAGGTCAAGCAGTACAGCCCGCAGGAGATCTCGGCCATGATCCTGCAGAAGCTCAAGGCCGACGCCGAGATGCGCCTGGGCGAAAAGATCACGCAAGCGGTCATCACGGTGCCGGCCTACTTCAATGACGCCCAGCGGCAGGCGACCAAGGACGCGGGCCGAATTGCCGGGTTGGAAGTCCTGCGCATTATCAACGAGCCCACCGCGGCCTCACTGGCCTACGGCTTGGACAAGAAGAAGGACGAGGTCATTGCCGTGTACGACCTGGGCGGTGGCACCTTCGACATTTCGGTCCTGGAAATCGGCGACGGGGTGTTCGAGGTAAAGGCCACCAACGGTGACACGCACCTCGGCGGCGACGACTGGGACAACCGCATCATGGACTGGATCCTGGAGGAGTTCCGCAAGGAGCACGGCATTGACCTGCGCAAGCAGCCCGATGCCCTCCAACGGATCAAGGAAGAGGCGGAGAAGGCGAAGATCGCACTCAGCTCGACCCTGGTGTACGAGATCAACCTGCCCTTCATCACCGCCGATGCGAGCGGCCCGAAACACATTCACATGAAGCTGACCCGGGCCAAGATGGAGCAGCTTTGCGAGGATTTGTTCGAGCGGACGGTCGGCCCGGTTCAAGCCTGCCTGCGGGATGCGGGTTTGAAGCCCGAGGACGTGGACGAGCTGGTGCTGGTCGGCGGCATGACCCGCATGCCCAAGGTGGTGGAGACGGCCCGACGGCTGATTGGCAAGGACCCGCACCAGGGCGTCAATCCGGACGAGGTGGTCGCCGTGGGTGCGGCCATTCAGGGCGGCGTGCTCAAGGGTGAGGTAAAGGACGTTCTACTTCTGGACGTCACGCCCCTGTCGCTGGGCATTGAAACCCTGGGTGGCGTGTTTACCAAACTCATCGAGCGCAACACCACCATTCCCACGCGCAAGTCGGAGATCTTCTCCACCGCCAGCGACAATCAGACCAGCGTGGAAATCCACGTGTTGCAGGGGGAGCGTCCGATGGCCCGGGACAACAAGACGATCGGGCGCTTCACCCTGACGGACATTCCACCCGCACCCCGCGGAGTACCTCAGATCGAAGTCACCTTCGACATCGACGCCAACGGCATCCTGCACGTCAGCGCCAAGGACCTCGGCACCGGCAAGGAACAGAAGATCACCATCACCGCCAGCAGCGGCCTTACCAAGGAGGAGGTGGAACGGATGCGCAAGGAGGCCGAGCTGCATGCCGAGGAGGACCGCCGGCGCCGGGAGGCGGCCGAGGCGCGCAACGAGGCCGACAACGCGGTGTACCGCTCGGAAAAATTCCTGCGCGAAAACGGCGACAAGATCAGTGCGGCGGACCGGGAACGGATCGAACGCGCGGTGCAGGCGGTCAAGGACGCCCTGAAGAACGAGGAAGCCGCGCCCATCCGGGCCGCCACGGAGAAACTCATGGAGGTCTGGCAGTCGGTGAGCGAGGCCCTGTATCGATCGGCCGCCGAGCGTGCCCGTGCCGGCAGGGCTTCGTCGGGCGAGTCGGCCCGTGAAAGTCGGCAGGAATCGTCCTCGAAGAAGGGTGGCGAGGAAGGGCCGGTCAT